In Bacillus sp. DX3.1, the following proteins share a genomic window:
- the rsmG gene encoding 16S rRNA (guanine(527)-N(7))-methyltransferase RsmG has protein sequence MNIEQFQSMLGERGIDLSPRQLEQFEIYFETLVEWNEKMNLTAITEKEEVYLKHFFDSITAAFYYDFSKPFSICDVGAGAGFPSIPLKICFPHLKITIVDSLQKRINFLNHLAAKLELKDVAFCHDRAETFGKKEEVRESFDIVMARAVARLSVLSELCLPLVKVGGTFIAMKGAAAQEEIEKGKHALQVLGGELKGIYTFQLPFEESERNILSIEKKRKTPKKYPRKPGTPNKLPIEK, from the coding sequence ATGAACATAGAACAATTTCAATCTATGCTAGGAGAAAGAGGAATTGACCTTTCTCCTCGGCAATTAGAGCAATTCGAAATTTACTTTGAAACATTGGTGGAATGGAATGAAAAAATGAATTTAACAGCTATTACAGAGAAAGAAGAAGTGTATTTAAAACACTTTTTCGACTCAATTACAGCTGCTTTTTATTATGATTTTTCAAAGCCGTTTTCTATTTGTGATGTTGGTGCAGGTGCAGGGTTTCCGAGTATTCCTTTGAAAATTTGTTTTCCACATTTGAAAATAACAATTGTTGATTCACTGCAAAAACGTATCAACTTTTTAAATCACTTAGCTGCAAAGTTAGAGCTAAAAGATGTAGCATTCTGTCATGATCGTGCTGAAACGTTTGGAAAAAAAGAAGAAGTACGTGAATCTTTTGATATTGTAATGGCACGTGCAGTGGCTCGTCTCTCTGTACTGAGCGAATTATGTTTACCTCTTGTGAAGGTCGGTGGGACATTTATTGCCATGAAGGGCGCAGCTGCTCAAGAAGAAATTGAAAAAGGTAAGCATGCTTTGCAAGTGCTTGGTGGCGAGTTAAAAGGGATTTATACGTTCCAATTACCATTTGAAGAAAGTGAACGTAATATCTTATCTATCGAGAAAAAGAGAAAAACACCAAAGAAATATCCGCGTAAGC
- the mnmG gene encoding tRNA uridine-5-carboxymethylaminomethyl(34) synthesis enzyme MnmG has product MGYNAGSYDVIVIGAGHAGCEAGLAAARMGSKTLMLTINLDMVAFMPCNPSVGGPAKGIVVREIDALGGEMGRNIDKTHIQMRMLNTGKGPAVRALRAQADKFSYQHELKKTIEETPNLTLSQGMVERLIVEDNVCKGVITQAGAEYTAKTVVITTGTFLRGEIIMGDLKYSSGPNNQQPSITLSEHLEELGFDLVRFKTGTPPRVNSNTIDYSKTEIQPGDEKPRAFSFETTKFIMDQIPCWLTYTSEETHRLIDRNLHRSAMYSGMIKGTGPRYCPSIEDKVVRFNDKPRHQIFLEPEGRNTQEVYVQGLSTSLPEDVQREMLRTIPGLENVEMMRTGYAIEYDAIVPTQLWPTLETKKIQNLYTAGQINGTSGYEEAAGQGIMAGINAACRSLGKKEVILNRSDAYIGVLIDDLVTKGTNEPYRLLTSRAEYRLLLRHDNADLRLTEIGHEIGLIPEERYGRFTVKKGTIETEKARLESIIIKPRPEVQELIRSIGGSELKDGIRASDLLRRTEVTYEHIRLLAPSEVEINDEIAEQVEIQIKYEGYIEKSLQQVDRMKRMENKKIPVNIDYDAISGIASEARQKLKDVRPLSMGQASRISGVNPADISILLVYLEQGKIARVSNQ; this is encoded by the coding sequence GGGATACAATGCCGGTTCTTACGATGTCATAGTAATCGGTGCAGGTCATGCAGGATGTGAAGCTGGTCTTGCAGCAGCACGTATGGGTTCAAAAACATTAATGTTAACAATTAATTTAGATATGGTGGCTTTTATGCCATGTAACCCTTCTGTTGGTGGACCTGCAAAAGGGATTGTTGTTCGTGAAATTGACGCATTAGGCGGCGAAATGGGACGTAATATCGATAAAACTCATATTCAAATGCGTATGTTAAATACGGGAAAAGGACCAGCCGTACGTGCCCTTCGCGCACAAGCAGATAAATTTTCCTATCAACATGAATTGAAAAAAACAATTGAAGAAACACCCAATTTAACATTGAGTCAAGGTATGGTAGAACGTCTAATTGTAGAGGACAATGTATGTAAAGGTGTAATTACACAAGCAGGTGCTGAATATACAGCGAAAACGGTTGTTATTACAACGGGTACGTTTTTACGCGGTGAAATTATTATGGGGGATCTAAAATACTCAAGTGGTCCAAATAACCAACAACCTTCTATCACATTATCTGAGCATTTAGAAGAACTAGGTTTTGATCTTGTTCGATTTAAAACAGGTACGCCTCCTCGTGTAAATAGCAATACGATTGATTATAGCAAAACAGAAATTCAACCAGGTGATGAGAAACCTCGTGCTTTTTCTTTTGAAACAACAAAATTTATCATGGATCAAATTCCATGTTGGCTCACATATACGAGTGAAGAAACACATCGTTTAATCGATAGAAATTTACATCGTTCGGCTATGTATTCTGGTATGATTAAAGGAACAGGCCCACGTTATTGTCCTTCAATCGAAGATAAAGTGGTACGTTTCAATGATAAACCACGTCACCAAATTTTCTTAGAACCAGAAGGACGTAATACGCAAGAAGTATATGTACAAGGTTTGTCGACAAGTTTACCGGAAGATGTACAACGCGAAATGTTAAGAACGATTCCTGGTTTAGAAAATGTGGAGATGATGCGTACAGGTTATGCAATTGAATACGATGCAATTGTACCAACCCAACTTTGGCCAACACTCGAGACGAAGAAAATACAAAATTTATATACAGCAGGTCAAATTAACGGTACATCTGGCTATGAAGAAGCAGCAGGTCAAGGAATTATGGCTGGAATTAATGCAGCATGTCGTTCTTTAGGGAAAAAAGAGGTTATTTTAAATCGTTCGGATGCTTATATTGGCGTTTTAATTGATGATCTTGTTACAAAAGGGACAAATGAACCATATCGTCTCTTAACATCTCGTGCTGAATATCGTTTATTGCTACGTCATGATAATGCGGATCTTCGCCTGACGGAAATTGGTCATGAGATCGGCTTAATTCCTGAAGAACGCTATGGACGTTTTACAGTGAAAAAAGGAACGATTGAGACAGAAAAGGCACGTTTAGAGAGCATTATTATTAAACCGCGTCCTGAAGTACAGGAATTAATTCGTAGCATTGGTGGAAGTGAATTAAAAGACGGTATACGAGCAAGTGATTTACTACGTCGTACGGAAGTGACGTATGAGCATATTCGTCTTCTTGCGCCAAGTGAAGTGGAAATCAATGATGAAATCGCAGAGCAAGTTGAAATTCAAATTAAGTATGAAGGATATATCGAAAAATCTTTACAACAAGTGGATCGAATGAAGCGAATGGAGAATAAAAAGATTCCAGTTAATATTGATTATGATGCAATTTCTGGAATCGCTTCTGAAGCGAGACAAAAATTAAAAGATGTTCGTCCTCTGTCCATGGGGCAAGCATCCCGTATTTCCGGGGTAAACCCAGCTGATATTTCCATCTTACTTGTGTATTTAGAACAAGGAAAAATTGCGCGAGTATCGAACCAATAA